A single genomic interval of Blastopirellula marina harbors:
- the bioA gene encoding adenosylmethionine--8-amino-7-oxononanoate transaminase, protein MSRDTFPIVFMNPTAEQLTDWDKRYVWHAFTQMACYEPLIIESAEGCELIDIEGRRLLDGVSSMWCNVHGHRHPKLDQAVKDQLDKVAHVTNLGCSNSTAILLAKRLAEITPGDLNHSFFCSDGASALEVAIKLAFQYWHQCDNPRPKKTTYIGFEDAYHGDTIGTISVGGVDQFNAVFKPLMFPVHRLPIPDRRVPDEASACTYHLRILEESLEKHHEAIAALVIEPLVLGAAGMIVQPPGYLRGVRELTKKYNVLMIADEVAVGLGRTGTMFACQQEEVVPDILCLGKGLSGGYLPMSAAIATTEIWNAYLGEFSEAKQLCHGHTFGGNPLGSAVALATIDLFDEEKTLKQLPPKVARITEHLAKLKKHPHVGDVRQRGMIAAVEIVRDKVTGEHFPWTERHGHQVCQFALKHGVWIRPLGDVLVIMPPLSVSLEQIDQLCEVIGAGIDAVTKGKDASR, encoded by the coding sequence TTGTCACGCGACACTTTCCCCATTGTGTTCATGAATCCGACCGCCGAACAGTTAACCGACTGGGACAAACGCTACGTGTGGCACGCCTTCACCCAAATGGCATGCTACGAACCGCTGATCATCGAATCGGCCGAAGGATGCGAGCTGATCGATATCGAAGGACGTCGCCTCTTAGATGGCGTGAGCAGCATGTGGTGCAACGTCCATGGGCATCGTCACCCGAAACTTGATCAAGCGGTGAAAGATCAGTTAGATAAGGTCGCGCATGTGACCAATTTGGGCTGCTCGAACAGCACGGCAATTCTTCTAGCCAAGCGACTAGCAGAAATCACCCCTGGCGATCTCAACCATAGTTTCTTCTGCAGCGATGGTGCCTCGGCATTGGAAGTCGCCATCAAATTGGCCTTTCAATATTGGCATCAGTGTGACAACCCACGTCCGAAAAAGACAACCTACATCGGATTCGAGGACGCCTACCATGGCGACACCATTGGCACGATTAGTGTCGGTGGCGTTGACCAGTTTAACGCGGTTTTCAAACCGCTCATGTTTCCAGTCCATCGGTTACCCATTCCAGATCGACGCGTGCCTGACGAAGCTTCGGCTTGCACCTACCACTTGCGGATCTTGGAAGAATCATTGGAAAAGCATCACGAGGCAATCGCAGCCCTCGTGATCGAACCTTTGGTTCTGGGTGCGGCAGGAATGATCGTTCAACCGCCCGGATATCTTCGCGGTGTCCGCGAACTCACGAAGAAATACAACGTGCTGATGATTGCCGACGAAGTTGCCGTTGGACTGGGCCGAACCGGGACCATGTTCGCTTGCCAACAAGAGGAGGTTGTCCCCGACATCCTTTGCCTGGGTAAAGGACTCAGTGGTGGCTATCTGCCAATGAGTGCCGCGATTGCGACCACTGAGATTTGGAATGCTTACCTTGGTGAATTCAGTGAAGCGAAACAGCTTTGCCATGGGCACACGTTCGGTGGCAATCCGCTCGGCTCGGCGGTTGCCTTGGCAACGATCGACCTGTTTGACGAAGAGAAGACTCTTAAGCAATTACCTCCAAAAGTTGCTCGCATTACCGAGCATCTCGCAAAGCTGAAGAAGCATCCGCACGTCGGCGATGTTCGTCAACGGGGCATGATCGCTGCCGTAGAAATCGTGCGAGACAAAGTTACCGGCGAACATTTCCCTTGGACCGAACGTCACGGCCATCAGGTATGCCAGTTCGCGCTCAAACATGGCGTTTGGATTCGTCCGTTAGGAGATGTGCTGGTTATCATGCCACCACTTTCTGTTTCGCTCGAGCAGATTGATCAACTGTGTGAGGTGATCGGAGCAGGAATCGATGCCGTTACGAAAGGCAAGGACGCATCCCGATGA
- a CDS encoding type 1 glutamine amidotransferase — translation MNDYRFLLIQIRDADDPIREQEIACFATALDCPASSIGVFDLLNTELQSSHLINYDMVVIGGSGRYSVTSEAPWMYKALVSLQRLLDSGKPVFASCWGFQALARAAGGQVIHDLENAELGTHHVFLTDAGKQDPVFSQLPESFLAYMGHEDRVIELPPGTTLLATNSRVAQQAFRFDHRPVYCTQFHPELTLDSLHKRIEAYPEYCERIAKIPFDEFRRQCEPGPESESILRYFIKHVVG, via the coding sequence ATGAACGACTATCGCTTTCTTTTGATTCAGATTCGTGACGCCGACGATCCCATCCGCGAGCAAGAGATTGCCTGCTTTGCCACGGCCCTCGATTGCCCAGCGTCGTCCATTGGCGTGTTCGACCTTCTGAATACCGAGCTTCAATCATCCCACTTGATCAACTACGACATGGTCGTGATCGGCGGTTCTGGTCGCTATAGCGTCACCAGCGAAGCACCTTGGATGTACAAGGCGTTAGTAAGCTTGCAAAGACTGCTCGATAGTGGCAAACCGGTGTTTGCTTCATGCTGGGGATTTCAAGCGTTGGCCCGTGCAGCTGGAGGCCAAGTGATTCATGACTTGGAAAATGCGGAACTCGGGACACATCACGTCTTCCTTACCGATGCAGGGAAGCAAGACCCGGTCTTCTCGCAGCTTCCTGAGTCGTTCTTGGCTTATATGGGCCATGAAGATCGTGTGATTGAACTGCCGCCTGGGACGACTTTATTAGCAACAAACTCGCGAGTCGCTCAACAGGCGTTTCGATTTGATCATCGCCCGGTGTACTGCACGCAGTTCCATCCGGAGCTGACACTCGATTCATTGCACAAGCGAATCGAGGCCTATCCTGAATATTGCGAGCGGATCGCAAAGATTCCTTTCGACGAGTTTCGAAGGCAGTGCGAGCCTGGCCCCGAAAGCGAGTCCATCTTGAGGTATTTCATCAAGCATGTAGTCGGTTGA